The following nucleotide sequence is from Pseudomonas sp. RC10.
ATCAACACCGGACGCAAACGAATCGCCGCTGCCTCCTCTACGGCCTCGCGCGCGTTTAACCCCTTGTCACGCCGCAATTGGTTGGCGAATTCCACGATCAGAATCCCGTGTTTGCTGATCAAACCGATCAGCGTCACCAGCCCGACCTGCGTATAGATGTTCAGTGTCGAGATCCCGAGGAACAACGGAATCAGCGCCCCACAGATCGACAGCGGCACCGTCACCAGAATCACCAGCGGGTCGCGGAAGCTCTCGAACTGCGCCGCCAGCACCAGGAAGATGATCGCCAGTGCCAGCCCGAACGTCACCCACAGCGCGTTGCCTTCCTGCACGAACTGCCGCGATGCCCCGGCGTAGTCATAGGCAAAACCGGCCGGGGCTTCTTCGCTGGCGATCTGCCGGACCGTCTCGATGGCTTCCCCCATGCTCACCAGCGGGAAACCCGAGATGATCGCTGAGTTGAGCTGCTGGAACTGGTTGAGCTGACGCGGTCGTGCGCGGTCGCTGACGGTGATCAACGTCGACAGCGGCAGCATCGTCCCTTCGGCGTTTTTCACATAGTAGTTGGACAGCCATTGCGGGTTGTCGCGATAGGCCCGCTCTACTTGAGCGATAACCTTGTAGCTACGGCCATCGATAGTGAAACGGTTGATTTCCGCCTCGCCCAGCAACGTCGCCAGGCTGCCGCCCAAATCCTGCATCGACACGCCCATCTGCGCGGCCTTGGCGCGGTCGATGTCGACCACCACTTCCGGCTTGTCGAAGGCCAGATCAAGGTCCAGAAACGCGAACTTGCCGGACTCGGTCGCCCGTTTCTTGATCCGGTTCACGACCTCAAGCAAGGCGGCGTAATCGTTGGGCGTGTTGATCACGAACTGAAACGGCAGCCCCTCACCGGTGCCCGGCAGCGATGGCAGGTTGAAGCCGAAAATCTGCAACCCGGTGATGCCTTCGAGCTTCGCCTGCACTTCGGGCAACAGCTGCATTTGCGTGCGGCTGCGTTCGTCCCACGGCTTGAGCAGAAAACCGCCGACGCCGGTTTGCACGCCATTGAAACCGTTGATCTGGAACGACGAGTAATACTCCGGGAACGCCTTGAAGATGCTGATGAACTGGTCGGTGTACTTGTTCATGTAATCAAGGTTGGTCGGCTGGGGCGACGTCGCCATCATGAAAATGATGCCCTGATCTTCGTCCGGCGCCAGTTGCGACTGGCTGAACTTGAGGAAGACCGGGATCAGGCACAGCACCAGCACCGCGAAGACGATCACCACTGGCCGGGTGTTCAACGTGCCGTGCAGCACCCGCTGATAACGCACTTTCAGGCCGTCGAAAATCTGATCGAGCTTGTGGGCGAGGCCGCTGGGGTTTTCGTCGTGGCGCAACAGCACGGCGCACATCATCGGCGAGAGCGTCAGCGCGACCACGCCGGAAATCACCACCGCGCCCGCGAGGGTCAGCGCGAACTCCTTGAACAGCGCCCCGGTCAGCCCCTCCAGAAAGCCGATCGGCGCGTACACCGCCGCCAGGGTGATGGTCATCGAGACCACCGGCATGGCGATTTCTCTAGCGCCTTCGAGCGCAGCGTTGAGCGGCGTTTTGCCTTCTTCGATGTGGCGATGGATGTTCTCCACCACCACGATGGCGTCGTCCACCACCAAGCCAATCGCCAGCACCATGGCCAGCAACGTCAGCAGGTTGATCGAGTAACCCATCATCTGCATGAAGAACAGCACGCCGATCATTGACAGCGGAATCGTCACCACCGGGATCAGCACCGAACGCAAAGCCCCGAGGAACAGGAACACCACGACGATGACGATCAAGACCGCTTCGATCAGGGTTTTCACCACCTCATGGATCGAGGCCTGAATGAACAGCGTGGCGTCGTAGGCAATGGAGGCTTTCAGGCTCGGCGGCAGCTGGCTTTCCAGTTCCGGCATGATCCGCCGGACTTCCTTGATCACGTCCAGCGGGTTGGAGCTGGGCGTGCCCTTGATGCCGATATAGACCGACGGTGTGCCGTCGAACGAGCTGACGGTGTCGTAGTTTTCCGCACCCATTTCCACCCGGGCCACGTCACCCAGCAGCACGCGGCTGTCGCCCACGGTCTTGAGCGGGATGGCCGCGAAGGTTTCCGGGGATTTCAGGTCGGTGGTGGCGTTGACGCTGGTGACCACGTATTCGCCTTTCACTTCGCCCGCCGCCGAGAGGAAGTTGTATTTGCGCACGGCGTCGGTGACGTCGTTGGCTGTGAGGCCGAAGCCCGCGAGCTTGACGGGGTCCAGCCACAAGCGCATGGCGAACACCTGATTGCCGAGGATCTCTGCCTGCGCCATGCCCGGCAGGGTCGCGAGCTTCGGCTGGATGACCCGCGACAGGTAATCCGTGATCTGCGGGTTGTTCAGCTCCGCGCTGTAGAAACTGATGTACATCAGCGCCGAGGCGTCGGCCGCCTCCTTGGTCAGCACCGGGTCTTCGGCGTCCTGGGGCAGCTTGTTTTTCACCTCGTTGGCCTTGGCGAGCAGCTCGGTGTAGAGGCGGTCGCTGTTGGAGCCGATGCGCGCGTAGATGGAAATCACCGAGAAGTTCTGACGACTGACCGAGGTCATGTAGTCGATGCCTTCCGCGCTCGCCAGACTTTGCTGCAGCGGTTGTGTGATGTAGCCCTGAATGGTTTCGGCGTTGGCACCGGGGTAAGCCGTGGTCACGGTGATCAAGGCGTTTTCCATCTGCGGGTACTGGCGGATGGTCAGTTTGCTGAACGCCTGGAACCCCAGCAGCACGATCAGCAGGCTGATCACGCTGGCGAGGACGGGGCGACGGATGAACGGGTCTGTAAATGCCATGCAAGCTCCTTCGACGATCAACCAGGGTCAGTCAACCTTGGGTTGGCCGCTCTGTTCGACGGGGGCTGCCGGATCGGCACTGATGGCGACGCTCGCGCCGTTGTCCAGTTTCAGCTGGCCACCGGTCACCACTTGCTCGCCCGTTTTCAAACCCTTGCGGATGATTACCAGGCCACCGCGCCGCTCGCCGGTTTCGACGAAGCGCCGCTCCACGGCCAGTTGCTGCTCGCCTTTGGTGGTCTTCTCCGGTTGCCCGTCGGCGTTCTTTTTCGGGACGATGACGAACACCGAGTTGCCGTACAGCGTGTAAGTGATGGTGCTTTCCGGCACGACCAACTCCCGGGTGTCCTGGCCGAGCATCACTTGCAGATTGGCGAACATGCCGGGCAGCAGTTTGCTGTCAGGGTTGGGCAGGGTCGCGCGGACCTGCACATTGCGCGTGGCGTCTTCCACTTTGGGGTTGATGGCGCTGAGGCTGGCGTTGAACGTGCTGCCGGGATAGGCCCCGACGCTGACCTGCACCTGCTGTCCGAGGGCCAGTTTTGGCAGGACCTGCTCGGGCACGAAGAAATCGACGTAGAGGCTGCTCAAGTCCTGCAACGTGGCAATGACGGTGCCGCTGGCGAGGTAGTCGCCGACGTCCACCTGGCGAATGCCGATGGTGCCGCTGAACGGCGCGAGAATGCGTTTCTTGGCCAGCGACGCGTTGAGCTGCGCAACGGTGGCGGCGGCTTTTTTCTGGGTGGCGGCGAGCTTGTCGAAATCGCCTTTGGAGATCGCCGCATCGCCCACCAGCTTGCTGCCGCGCCCGTAATCTAACTGGGCCAGCCCGAGGTCGGCTTCGGCGGTGCCCAGCAGAGCTTTTTCCACGTCGCTGTCGAGTTGCAGCAACGGTTGACCGGCCTTGACCTTTTGCCCGGATTCGAACTGCAACGCCTTGACCGTGCCCGCCACTTCGAGGCTAAGGTTCACGCCCTGCAAGGCTTTGAGGCTGCCGATGGCGGGCAGGCGATTCTGCCACGCCTGCTCGGTCACGACGGCGACCGCCACGTTGATCGGAGGTTTTGGGGCGGTAAATTGCTGGATCTGTTTGTAGACCGAAAACGCCTTGTACCCGCCCAGGGCCAGGACCACGATCAACACCATTCCCAGCATGATCAACATGCGGCGACGCAACATATTCCACTTCCTTGGAAAAACAGATGAAACAGGCGAGCACGTTAGTCGTGTCTCGGTTTTGTTGCCAGGGTGGTTGGCTTGAGACTCTTACTTTGATGCCCTTCGGGCCTATTCGCCACCAAGGCGGCTCCTACATTTGCTGCAACGTGCCATGGCCTGACAGTTCCCATTGTTCGCCTGTGTGCCCGCCTTGATATCGCGTCGAACACCCGAGGCGGACAATGGGATCTTCCAGACTGTGGCACGTTGCAAAAAATGTAGGACCCGCCTTGGTGGCGAAAAAGCCCGGAGGGCGTCCATGTAGGGCCCTCAAGTCAACCCAGCCCAACGCCCCCATCACACCAAATGCAAATGGTTGTCCCACAGCCCCGCTGGCAGCTCCAACGGCTGGGGCACCAGTGTGCTCTGACGGCAATCATAGAACCGGCAACGCCCTTGGCCGGACGTGACGACAAACCCGTCCTTCACCGCCCCGACCCCAGCGCAATCGGGAAGCGGTGCATCGAGCTTCACGGTGCCGTTGTCCAGGTCCCATATGAAGAAACGATTGCCACGCGGCGCCGTTAAGGCTACGAGACGCAAATCGTTGTGGATTGCCACGCTGGCCGTGTAATGCGCCATGGCTTGCAGCTGTTGATCAGCCACCGGAAACGCCTGAAACGGCTGCCCCGGTCGTTTGATTGCCAGCAGTTCTGCGGATTCGTGAGAGGGCCCCATGAACTGTTGACCCGCCACAATCGTGCCGTCGGTGGCAATCGCCATGTGCCGCACGCTGTTCATCTGCTGCGACAAGGTTTCCTTGCTCAAGAGCGTGCCGTCCCGTTTCATCAGCACAAGGCTCGGCTCCATGGCATCAAGGTTCATCTCGACGCGGCTTTCCGCTTCGGTGCGAATCCCGCCGTTGGCGACCGCCAGCGTTTCGCCGTCGGGCATCCATGAGACCTGATGCGGCCCGATGCCGTGGGTGGCGATTTCGCCCGCGTGTTCCAGACGCTCGCCAACGAACCGATAGACCCCCAACACACCGCGCCCCGGATCGGTGGTGTCGTTTTCGGTGGCGTACAGCCAGTCGCCGCTTTTGTGGACGACGGCGTGGCCGTAGAAGTGTCGGTTCGGTCGGGACGTGAGGGTCTGCAACAGACGTCCGTCGCGCAGGTCGATCAAATAACTTTCGGTGCCGGGACGTCGGGCAACGAACAGCGCGATGGGCAGCTCAGGGTGATTGATGATGTCGTGGCAACGCTGGGCGACGTGGGTGGCGAACACCTGCGTGCCGTCCACGCGATAGCCCACGGCATAGTGCTGGCCGTTTGCATCGTCACGGGCAGAAAGCAGCAGCGGGCTTTCCCCCTTTTTCTTGAACAGCGTCCAGCCGCCCAGCGTGCAGGCGCTGAGCACAAGGCTGCCGAGGGCAAGGGCCTGTCGTCGCAACATATCAGTCACCATCGTTGGCGTTGAAACCCAGTTGAATGCCCAACGCCTTGGCCAGCTCGCCTTCGTGCAGGCGATGAACCACGTTGAGACTGTCGTAGAACGCGTTCAACTGCTGACGGCCTTGCTCGGAGGCCAGTAGGTCTGCAAGCGGCGGCTTCAGGGCGGCCAGCTGTTTGCGGCTCTCGGCATATGCCGCATCGATCTTGTCGGCCAATGGCTTTTGATCGGCAGTCAGCAGGCCACGCAGGCCTTTGTTGTCCACGCCCGCCCACACGGTTTCGGCGCTCGCCAGGCTCGCTTGCAGGCTGCTCAGCGACGCCTTGCTGCGCCAGGCCTCGGCCTGGAACGGCTGTGGCACACCCTTGGATTGACGACCCAGCGGCGTGCCGAGTTTCTTCTTCAAGGTGTCAAGGGCCGTGACCTGCACGCGCAGTAATTCGGCAATGGCTTCATGAGAGTCGGCGTAGCGCTGATTCGGAAACTTGCTCAACTGCGCGAGCATGCCGTCGGTGCTGTTCCAGCTGTTGAGGATGTCTTCGGCCAGCGACTTCTGGCGTTCGCCAATGGCAGTGAGCAGCGGGCAGTAACGGGCTTTCTGTTCGGCGGTCGCCATGTCGATCTCAGCGTCGAACAAAATGTATTCGTAGGCCGAAAGGCCTTGAACCACGACGCTGGATTTGGACAGGGCGTCGGCACTGATCTGCGGCTGCGCGGTGACCAGTTGCTCGACCTGACGCCCGACCAGGTTCTTCTTGTCTGGCCAGAACTGGACTTGCCACGAACGGTTACCTTCGGCGAGCGGCCCGATCAGTAGTGGCTGCAATTCAGCCCAGGCTTTTTGCGCGTGAAGGAAGTCGGCGCGGGCGGTGTCCAGGTCGGATTTGCCTTCGCAGAACGCCAGCGCGCTCACGGCCAGTTGCCGGTCGGCATCGACCCAACGGCTGTAGGTCGGCAGGATCACTTGCTTGGCGATGGCGGCGGACGTCACGGCCTGTGGGTCCGATGGCGTGCAGGCACCCAGCGCGAGCGCGGCGAGGCTGGTGAACAACAGCTTGGGACGGAACATGTCCGGCTCCTTATCGTTTGAAAATTGCGTTTATAAAGAATTCAGGAACGCCAGCAGCGCAGCGCGCTGTTCGGCGTCGAAGGCCAGCACGTGACGCTGCGCGGGTAAGGCTTCGCCGCCATGCCACAGCACTGCTTCCATCAGATCGCGGGCGCGCCCGTCGTGGAGAAATTGCGTATGGCCGCTGACGGTCTGAGTCAGACCGATGCCCCACAGGGGCGGCGTTCGCCACTGCTGGCCGGTGGCCTGAAATTCACTGAGGTTGTCGGCCAGTCCTTCGCCCATGTCGTGCAGCAAGAGGTCGGTGTAGGGGCGAATCACTTGATTGGCCAGCTCGGGTTCGGCCGCATCGGCAGCGGTGGTGAACTGCGGCGTGTGGCATTGCTGACACCCGGCCTTGAAGAACAGGTTCTTGCCTTGCAACACCTGCGCATCGCCGACGTCGCGACGGGCCGGGACTCCCAGGTTGCGGGCGTAGAAGGTGATCAGCCGCAAAATGTTGTCGCTGACTTCCGGTTCGCCGTTCGGGCCTTCACCACTCGGAGCTTCCCGGCAGGCGGTTTGCGAAGGGGTGCAGTCGTCAGCAGGTTTCAGGTGGGACGTCAGGCCCATGTCCCCGGCCAGCGCGTGGGCGTTCTGTTGATTGACGGTGGGCTGTGCGGCCTTCCAGCCGAAACGCCCCAATACGGGCTTTTGCTGCGCGTCGTCCCACACCCAGTTGGGCGTGCCGGTAATGCCGGTCCCGTGTTTGTCATCGGGGTTGGCGTTGGCCAGGATCGCCGCGTCGGGAATGGCTTCGAGCAGACCCAGTCCGATCATCGGCGGCGCGATGCGTGCGGACGCGCGGGTTTGAGGGTGCATCGGCCCGTAACCGAGTTGGGTGATTCGCAGCGTCGGGCGACGCAGGTGAGCGGGGGTGCCGTCGCGAAAATGCACGGTCATCGAGTCGTATTCGACGCGCACCTTGGCCTCGGGGGTGACGCCGGGTATCGCCATGTCTTGCAGTTGTGTGCCGTAGACCGGCTCGGGCGTCAGGCCCAGCCGTTTGATGTGTTCGGCATAGGCGGGCGCGTCGGGAATCGACAGGCGCACCAGCATCGACACGGCGTTATCAGCGCCCGGCTCGGGCGGATGACCGCGGCCGTCCTTGATGTGGCAGTTCTGGCAGGCGTTGGTGTTGAACAGCGGCCCGAGGCCGTCCCGCGCGGTGGTTGTCGCTGGCGCGATGACCCACGGGTTGCGAAAGAAACTGTTACCGACGCTGAAATCCAGGCGTCGGCTGGGGGAGAGATTGGCGGAAGGCAGCGAAAACGCGTTGCGGTCGCTCTTGTTGACGGTGGTCGCGCCACCGGACAACGCTTCACCGGGTTCCGCAGACGTGAAACGCGGGGCGTCATCGCACCCGCCAAGGGCCCAGGCCATCAGCAGGAAAAACGAAAAACGGAACCGCGCAGTCATACAGATCCTGCAAAAGGGGTGGAAATCGGGGCGAGCAAGCTTACCAGCCCCGTCTGTGAGGAATAAGAGGGATTAGCGTTTGTAAGCGCCTCTCGAAACGTGTTGTAACCAATTTGCTGGCAGAGCGGGTGTCTGACCAGACGGCCTCGTCAGAAGCCTGAAATATCCAGTGAAGGGTTCTCCACCAGAAGCTGCATCATGCGTTTTTCACCTTCGATCACTTTGAAACATCGGTAGTCGCCGATGCTGTCGAGTTGGCGTTCTCGTTCGCGAATCGCCAGCTCCTTGGCACGTTCATACCCGTAGTGTTCGACCCTGAACGACTTGGTCACGCTGCTGCCGTTGCGCAAGGTGGTGCGGGCGACCCAATAGGCGATCCCGGTGTAGCAGCGGTAATGCACACCGGGATAGCCGCTGGTGTTGGTGGCGATGATGCGTTGGCGGATGTCGCGGCTGAGCTTGGGCAGGTACGTGAGCAGCAATTCGTCCCGACAGGCGTCAGCCGCCTTGCGGGCCTCTTCACGGCCGCCATAGCGTGAGAATGAGAAAAGTCGGTTGAGGGTCTTGCCATCGCGATAGATCGTCACTTTCCAGGCACGGGGCCCTTTGATGCCGACCAGCAAATGGATTCCGTAGTTGTTGGTTTTGAGCTTGCTGACGCGGCGCCTTTTATTGTTTCTCTTGGGCACTGTCTGTCTCCTCCTGGATGGGATGGGGTCAAGGAAGTGCGCATGATCGGTGGCGAATTCGGGGTGTTCAATCCGACAATTAATGAACAGGAAAAGACCTACAAAACTTACAGATCGGTCCTCAGAAGCCCTTTATTTGCTGGGGTTTTACGCTTTTTATGACGCACAAAAAAAGGCCAATCCGAGGGAGGATTGGCCTTCATTTGACGTTCATGCAGACGCGCTCCGAAGAGCGCTTCTTTTGCGTCGATCAGAACTCGTGATCGGCGTTGTCAGGGTTCAGATCGGTGATGCCCAGCTTGCCTGCGGCCTGTTCGATGGCGCCGGTCTGCTTGACCAGTGCCGCGATGGCATCACGCACGACCTGATTGCCCGCAGTATTGCCTGCGGCGATCAACTGATCGAAATGCTCGCCCTTGTTGGCGTGGTCGACGATCACTTGCAGCTTGGCCTGGGTGTCGTCCAGATCGGCGCGCAGCGTGGTGTCGGTTGCAGCATCGGCTTTTCCGACCAGCGACGACAGGCTAGGACCGCTGACCTTGCTGCCGTCCACGCGGGTGTATTCGCCCAGATAAACATTGCGAATACCCAGGCCGTTGTAGAAGTGCGAGTGGTGGGTGTTGTCGCTGAAGCAGTCGTGCTCGTCTTCGCTGGAGTTGGCTTCCAGTGCGACCTTCATGCGCTCACCTGCCAGCTCGCCCAAGGACAGGCTGCCCATGCCGAACAGCATCTTGCGCAGCCCGCTTTCGCCCGATTCGGCTTCCAGCGTGGCGCGGTAGTTGTCGGCGACGCTTGGCTTCCAGTTGCCGACCATCTCTTCCAGATCGCTCACCAGCAGGTCGGTGGCGGCCTTCAGGTAGGCGCGACGACGGTCGTTATGACCGCCCGTGCCGCCGTTGCCTTCGATGTAATCGCTGGCGGGACGCTCACCGGCGCCAGGGCCGTTGCCGTGCAGGTCCTGGCCCCAGAGCAGGAATTCAATGGCGTGATAACCCGTGGCAACGTTGGCCTCGGCGCCGCCCAGTTCGTTCAGGCTGGCCAGTTTTTCAGGTGTGATTTCAGTGACGTCGACTTTGTCCTCGCCAACCTGAATCGAGGTATTGGCGATGATATTCGCCGTCGCGCCAGGGTTGCCCAAGGCATGCTGGTAGTCCTTGGCAACGTAGTCGATCAGGCCTTCGTCCAGCGGCCAGGCGTTCACCTGACCTTCCCAGTCGTCGATGATGGTGTTGCCGAAGCGGAACACTTCGGTCTGCATGTAAGGCACACGCGCTGCAAGCCACGCGTCGCGAGCGGCTTTCAGGGTCTGGTCGTTCGGGGAGGCAAGGAAGGCGTCGACGGCAGTGCTCAGTTTCTTCGCAGTGGATTCGGCGTCGCTGAACGCGGCAAATACGATGTTCGCGTAGTTGGCCACCACGGCCTTGGCCGCGGCATCGCTGGTCTGCGCGGGCGCAGCAGCCGGTTGGGCAGCAGGCGCTGGGGCGGCAGCGGCGGGTGCGGGAGTCGGAGCGGCGGCAGCGGGCTTGTCCTTGCCTTGGTCACAACCAGCCAAAGCGATAGCGATGGCCAGCAGACTGGCGGTTGCCAGGGGCGTACGAATCATGACGGAATCCTGCGTCGAGAGGTGTGTGAACGGTGGCGAGCGCCAGAAAATCCGCGCAATGATGCGAAAGATTTGCATTCGGTGTAAAGGCAAAATGCCCAGAGCCGACGGAGGAGATATTTCAAGCTGTTACAGAATTTGAGCCCAACGCTGTAGCCGCATGGATTGCCAGCGGCGACGATCTTGAGGGGCTCACCGCCGGCAAGCCTGACTCAGACAGCGTGTGGGTGGTTAGAGCACGCCCATATGGGTGCGATGCGCTTGCTTCAGATACGACAGCAACTCACGGGCAGGCAACGGCTTGCTGTAGAAATAGCCCTGACCTTCGTGGCAGCCCTCGGAAATGATGTAAGCCTCTTGCTCGGTGGTTTCCACGCCTTCGGCGATGACCTGCATGCCGAGGCTTTTGCCGAGCTGGATAATGGCGCGCACGATGGTCGCGTCGTCATCGTCGTCGATCAGGTCCTGAACGAAGCTCTTGTCGATCTTGATCTTGTCCAGCGGCAAGCTCTTGAGGTAACTCAGGGACGAATAGCCGGTGCCGAAGTCATCAATGGCGATCAGCGCGCCAGAGCGGCGGAGGCTGAGCAGGTGTTGGGCAGCGGTGCTGATGTCTTCCATCAGGCCGGTTTCGGTGACTTCCAGCTCAAGACTGCGCGGCGGCAGGCGGTAGATCTGTAGCAGATTGTTGACCACGCGCGGCAGTTCGGAGTGATGCAGTTGAACGGTGGACAGGTTGACCGCCATGCGCAGGTCGGTGAAGCCTTGATCGTGCCATTCGCGCAGTTGTTTACAGGCTTGGTCCAGCACCCATTCGCCGATGGCAATGATGGTGCCGTTCTGCTCGGCCAGCGGGATGAACTGGTCGGGCGGCACGAAGCCATGCTCGGGATGCGTCCAGCGAATCAGTGCTTCCACGCCCACCACCCGTTGATCGCGGTAGCTGATCTGCGGCTGGTAGACAAGGTGAAACTGATTGCGGACCAAGGCTTCGCGCAGGTCTTTTTCCAGTTCGCGGCGGCGACGCATTTCGCTGTCGACGCTGGCGATGTAGAACTGGTAACGGTTGCGCGATCGGGTCTTGGCCAGGGTCATGGTCTGTTCGGCTTTCTGCAGCAGCTTCTCGGTGCTGTCGCCATCTTCCGGGAACAGGGTGATGCCGATGGTGGCGCGCAGGCGGATTTCTTCCCCGTCCACGGAAAACGGCGCCTCCAGGTCATCGAGGATGTTCTGTGCCAGTTCGGCGGCTTCGTAGGGCTGCTCGATGTCGGCTTGAACCAGCGCGAACTGGTCGCCCCCCAGCCGTGCCAGCGCGCCAAGGCGGCCGCTGTGGCTGCGCAGACGGTCCGCCAGTGCCAGCAGCAGTTGGTCGCCGGCCTGATAGCTGAATTGTTCGTTGATGCCTTTGAAATCGTCCAGACCGACACACAGCACGGCGACACGATGCTGCACCTTCCCGGCGTCGATCAGGATTTTGTCCAGCTGCTGCTGCAATTGCTGGCGATTGGGGAGGCCGGTCAGAAAATCGTATTGCGCCATGCGCAGCAGGCTGGATTCCGCTTCGTGACGCAGATGGGTATTGCGTTCAATGGAGGCCAGCAACTCGTTGGCGGTATTGACCCAAATCCCCAGCTCGTTTTTCTCGTGGCCCTTGAGCAGCGGCAACTGGTGCTCACTGGGGCGATCGGGATTGATGCTGGTCAGGTGTTCGATGATGCGCGACAGCGGTTTGGTCAGCAGCCAGTGATAGACGAGATACAGCACGAGGCCCATGGCCAGCGCTCGCAGCACGCCAGAGATGAAAATGATCATCGAATTGATCAGAAAGCCTTCGCCGTAAGTCGCGGTGTCCAGCGTGATACGCAGGTCGCCGTAGTATTCGCTGTACGGGCTGCGGCCGACCAATTGGGTGGTGAAGCTGCGTTCCTGGCCGAGAATCGGGTCGGTCAGCCAGCGCGTGGGAGAGGGTTTGAGGTCGCGGGTTTTTTCCGCGAGCAGCGTCTCGTTGGGATGACCAATGGACGCCATGCGCACGGCCTTGTCCTGGAACAGGCCTTCAATGACCTGCATGCCCATTTCCCGGTCCAGGCTATAGACAGCCTGAGTCGACGGGTCCCGGAACATGTCGAGAATCCGCTCGGCGTCAGTGGCAACCGCCTGACGCGTTTTGTAGGCGTCGTACACGATCTGCGCGCAGCTGAGCACAACGCCCACGACCAGCGCCGACAACAACACCACACGCAGCAGCTTCACCGACAAGCTGTTTTTGAGTTCCAGCTTCAAATGGGCATTCCTTCATCCATGCTGGGCGACTGCTTGCAAGCATTGGCAATGCAGACCTTCGGGTCAAGGTCTTGATACACCTCTGACCTGTTTCATTTGGATAACGATTCACATGCAGGCAAGTAAGGCTATCAACACTGTGTCGGTAAACAGGAGGCGGAACTTGAGCCTCGCTTCGTCGATTTCCGGCGGAAACTGATATTAGTCCGCTATCGTTTTCTGACAATACATAAAGGATGAACAGAAGGCGAAAAAAAACCCGGACAGGCCGGGTTTTTCTTCAAAGCAGCGTTCGATGCCGTA
It contains:
- a CDS encoding imelysin family protein, producing the protein MIRTPLATASLLAIAIALAGCDQGKDKPAAAAPTPAPAAAAPAPAAQPAAAPAQTSDAAAKAVVANYANIVFAAFSDAESTAKKLSTAVDAFLASPNDQTLKAARDAWLAARVPYMQTEVFRFGNTIIDDWEGQVNAWPLDEGLIDYVAKDYQHALGNPGATANIIANTSIQVGEDKVDVTEITPEKLASLNELGGAEANVATGYHAIEFLLWGQDLHGNGPGAGERPASDYIEGNGGTGGHNDRRRAYLKAATDLLVSDLEEMVGNWKPSVADNYRATLEAESGESGLRKMLFGMGSLSLGELAGERMKVALEANSSEDEHDCFSDNTHHSHFYNGLGIRNVYLGEYTRVDGSKVSGPSLSSLVGKADAATDTTLRADLDDTQAKLQVIVDHANKGEHFDQLIAAGNTAGNQVVRDAIAALVKQTGAIEQAAGKLGITDLNPDNADHEF
- a CDS encoding EAL domain-containing protein, which codes for MKLELKNSLSVKLLRVVLLSALVVGVVLSCAQIVYDAYKTRQAVATDAERILDMFRDPSTQAVYSLDREMGMQVIEGLFQDKAVRMASIGHPNETLLAEKTRDLKPSPTRWLTDPILGQERSFTTQLVGRSPYSEYYGDLRITLDTATYGEGFLINSMIIFISGVLRALAMGLVLYLVYHWLLTKPLSRIIEHLTSINPDRPSEHQLPLLKGHEKNELGIWVNTANELLASIERNTHLRHEAESSLLRMAQYDFLTGLPNRQQLQQQLDKILIDAGKVQHRVAVLCVGLDDFKGINEQFSYQAGDQLLLALADRLRSHSGRLGALARLGGDQFALVQADIEQPYEAAELAQNILDDLEAPFSVDGEEIRLRATIGITLFPEDGDSTEKLLQKAEQTMTLAKTRSRNRYQFYIASVDSEMRRRRELEKDLREALVRNQFHLVYQPQISYRDQRVVGVEALIRWTHPEHGFVPPDQFIPLAEQNGTIIAIGEWVLDQACKQLREWHDQGFTDLRMAVNLSTVQLHHSELPRVVNNLLQIYRLPPRSLELEVTETGLMEDISTAAQHLLSLRRSGALIAIDDFGTGYSSLSYLKSLPLDKIKIDKSFVQDLIDDDDDATIVRAIIQLGKSLGMQVIAEGVETTEQEAYIISEGCHEGQGYFYSKPLPARELLSYLKQAHRTHMGVL